gtttattgagctgttaccttctatgatttcattgttattaaatttcagcctttatttttattgcgatattacactctatattattttctttatatatttaCGAGTGGAgctctgacctgacctcgtcactactcgaccgaggttaggcttgacacttactgggtatcgattgtggtgtactcatgctactctctacacatatttttcgtgtgcagatccaggtgcacctaaTCAGTaacactatcagtgagccgggacaactttggagacttcaaggtatatatgccgcgtccgcagacctcggagtccccttttactctttctcatgtccattatcttctgtatttttccttgttagattctgatgtataaAGACAATAGATTTTTTCTTCTGTAGTTTATGATTCAtgatgttccggattttgggatttgttgtgtatttttgaatagttggttaaatttatatttttatttcattattccgaaaaatattaggcttacctagttgtagagattaggtcccgtcacgacgtcacacggaggggatattgggtcgtgacaatcctaGCCTAGCCCAGCTTTGGAATTTGATAGGTTGAGTTGAGCCGGACCACTGTTTCGATGGGCCTTAAAATGGTAAGTCCAGTCCAGTCCTACGTGAGTCACGAGCACCCACGGGCCAGCccattaaaatttatttttatatttttaaaaatttaagttttaaCCTAAAATGTAACTTAAAAGCCTATCCAAACACCCTCATTGTTGGATAAAAAGCTTCTACAAAACATAATAATTGTGACATTGTTCAAATAGATtacaataaaatacaaaaaaggaggacaatatttcattcattaaaagtcaatactcaaaacaaactactcaaaaatattttcaaggtgCTCATGGCATATCCAACATCAACAAATCATATTCACCAAGCACATCTGAATCCTCTTGTGAAACAAAGATATCTTaacatttttattttcatttacaTTTATAATTATATgtaatattaattagttaaatattaaaaaataataaaaatattaagaaCAAGAgtatttaaattcacataaaattGATAAATCTAAGGGAAAGGAGTTTTATTAGTCGCAGAAAGAGACTTTTCTTATTCATCCCTGAAAATTTTCAACGgcattcctttttttttattttacttttgttaATATTCTTTacacaaaaaagaagagaaggaagTTTAATTGAAAGAATATGTCCAAGCCTGCTAATTTTGCTGAACaaattgttgggattttaagcttgtgtagcttaaagagggtgaatgagaaatggagggaaaatgaaatatttgagtttctcttggcaaagggacattgtcccatatcggaggaagaaaaggcttttgatgggtatatatataattgctctttttctagctcttaaagagttaagaagaaggcaagcctcgcgtcgtcgtcgtcgctcgctcgacttcggcttcggcttcggcttcggtcaaagattgattgattaatctttttggacaaaatttctttcaattatttaattaattaattaaataattaacgaaaaaattcaatccggaataacccatgacccgcgacccggttcggtcaggcccgttttcttttccgaattattttaaatatatttttcccgcaatatttcaaacaacccttttccaacagccatggctgtttttgaaaggttgcaaaccttttcagaaacaatgccagcaactctataaatagagtttgaatcccaaaatctttccttacgaaattttctgagcttcttcttcttcttctgtacaaaaattccagtgtgttttGCAGCCTTCGAGTGGCTCACTGTTCACCGGCGTTTTGGTACCAATACTCCAGTGAGTTatatcgttctatcctgggaggatatattccagcacctcgggtacttgaggggaataatttccttaaggacacactgtgtattcagtgggctcgatttattcctatactgtttttccagaatttatttcgttaaacaagtattactaattttctgttttgtttttccaaAAAGTTTAATGGTTTATTACAGCAATATAAAATTATAACACAAATTTTATGCGTCCTTGAGTGTTCTATTCCTCTTTGTCTACACTCAATTGCAATTTGCAGGGAATGTCATGATTCTCAAAGATCTTAGCAAATATGAGCTCACTTTCCACGTATTGTCATATCAATATTTGAGTTTCAacatatcaatgaaatcaattgATCAAAGGAAATATCATTTCCCTGTCGCTCTCTAAAGGACGTAGATATGTTGATtctatttcatcatttttgcacaTACCATAACAGATTACAAAAggtttctttttctctcttttttttaccGTGGCTTTATTCTATGATAAGATCTACAAATTATGACAACATAAAGTACTACTACTATATATAATTAGACGCCCAAATACAGTAATAATGAAAATAATTATCTTCTCTCGACAGGGGAAGTGTCGATATATAGTACAAAATATATTTAAGTAATTGCCTAACATCCGTGCATTACTTGTCCTATTTTCCTCGAATATCTGTACATGCAGTTATCTTTGGACTAAAGGATGAGAAGAGCTTCTTTGTTTAGCTTGTACTCGAGCATTTCACGGGTGTCCTCGGAGCTAcacaaacaattaacaaaaacaaTTTTTAGTACAATAGCTTAATCATAGAAACTATTCTATATAGGAGGAAGTAATGAATTTATTAAAGAAGAAAGACATTTAATTAGATTACCCAATCCAATGGCTTCCGAGCTCTTCATCAACCTGATTCTCTTACAAGTATCAACAAACATtctggaaaaagaaaaggaatataagtttCCATTTTTAACTCTTATGCAATAACATATTTAAGAATTAAGAAGAACGATCACGTGATAAATTTTACAAATGgtcatataactatgacttttttttcaccaaagtcatataactttgttttctcacacaaaaatcataaaactttcactaactcatacaaaaataatagttgtcgaaaaaaataaatttttcggtAGTACTTTCTTATTTcacgttttttttaattttcagtctaataaataattacccaattaaAATAGGAATGACTCAACCCGAACTAGTCCCCAACCCAATActcatatatataaaaattaaaataatactaaaagtgaataGTAAATCCTTCAAAAATATGATACTTCtgtattatatttttctttccgagatttttattcaaattaatagcatttttatttcAAGTACTCTCTAATTAtacattttatttctttattttttttgtcaGAATCTCATGCATGCAAACTAAATTTTTTATGGGGGgattcacttttagtattattttaacttACATATATGGATATTGGGTTAGGTTCTGTTgggttatttctattttaaagaaaaaatataaaagtaactGATCGGccgaaactaattgcatttgatagccaaaatatatatataatatgtatgttatatgtatgtgtgtgtgtatatatatatcggctattatttttagaaGCGGCTAAAAACATACTcatatttcttctattttaattgggtaattatttattagactgaaaataaaaaaataaaaaaaaaacgtaaaataagaaaatactaccaaaaattttatttttcgacCATTATGATTTTTGTGCGAGTTAGTGaatgttttatgatttttgtgtgaaaaataaagttatatgactttagtgaaaaaaattatagttatatgatttttttttgtgaGAAATGAGATGGTAAAATTAACATACTTCCAAGGAACATCTCCAACAAGCATCCAGTCTCCATCTTTATCTTCATAGGTTGGTACATATTCCACACCATTTGTAATGTCCATAAGCTTACTTTGGCTTTGAAAATTACCTGAATTACCATTTAATTTCACAATTAACATCATGATTCAAATATTATAAATACAACGACAGATTAAAGTGGAAACGGAATTGTGTGCTTACAGATAGTTAGGCAAGTAAACATGTTTTGTAGAGCATTTAACAGCTTTTGGTAACTGTCGTAGATCTCCAAATCTACTTTTCTCAAGTAAGGAGCTCCATCTACTGCCACTTTCACGTACTTGCACTTGTCTATCATGTTTTTCCTGTATGATCTCACAGGTGGCCATCCCACTACTTGTGCCCTATTTTCATAAATTCAATTTAAATTTCGCAAAAATCTAGTACACGGTGTTAATAATTATTTAACCTATTTAATTTTGTCAATGCTAGAAGCGTAAGTATTGAAATTAAAAATTTAGTTTAGAGGACTTACTTTGCTGGAGGTTTAGTTCCAGTAGAGATTTCATTTTTAGAGTGATGATCTTCAGAAGTAGAACTTCCTAGGCTTAATTCC
This DNA window, taken from Nicotiana tabacum cultivar K326 chromosome 4, ASM71507v2, whole genome shotgun sequence, encodes the following:
- the LOC107823026 gene encoding auxin-responsive protein IAA1, with the translated sequence MRDARFSIIHSLTTWTNPNHSRVNNRMVNMTASVHFPESLYRDQNAKPLALVIIKAPFFKYQKIISISPKESKNFCSLPKWKAKKEMSPEKFKAANELPETEISGLYFKETELTLSLPGESRKQISGTKRGISDAMELSLGSSTSEDHHSKNEISTGTKPPAKAQVVGWPPVRSYRKNMIDKCKYVKVAVDGAPYLRKVDLEIYDSYQKLLNALQNMFTCLTICNFQSQSKLMDITNGVEYVPTYEDKDGDWMLVGDVPWKMFVDTCKRIRLMKSSEAIGLAPRTPVKCSSTS